One window from the genome of Sphaerotilus microaerophilus encodes:
- a CDS encoding beta strand repeat-containing protein, translating to MATSIIASLTTAQVAALSTNTIAALATDDWSVFTSEQIAALSSTQVGAISTAGLAAITTEALAALETRDLVGLNTAQIQALTTDQVAALTTAQVGALSTRQVRSLTTEQVQALETDDVAALTSVQVAGLSTAQAQALTSTQAQALETADLRAMTTAAIRALGTDAVAALTTEQAAALTSSQLAALTTAQVAALQTDELAVLSSAQFVALNSAQAAALTTDQVAALTTEQVAAMTSRQLAALDTAQVQALATDNIAALTTAQAASLSATQAGALTTAQVQALETNDLHALSTAAVRALTTDAIDALTTAQAVALSSRQVAALTTEQVQAVATDDLAVLSTAQVRALGTALVGALTTGQVDALTTSQMAGLSTAQVRALDTAQVEALSTANVAALDSSQVRAFDTAQVAALTTAQVEAIETQDLRALTTAALGALATDAIAALTTAQAAALTSGQLASLSTEQVQAVTTDGIAALSTAQIAGLGTAQVQALTTEQIEAFTTAQVSGFTTRQVAALTTEQIQAVETADVAALSTGQAAALNSAQVEALTTAQVQALETQDLRAIRTSAISALTTDGIDALTTAQAVALSSGQVAALTTAQVQAIATDDLTVMDTAQVRALGTQQIQALNTDQIEALNTAQVAGLSTRQVAALATDQVQAIDTADVAALTTAQAAALSSAQVEVLTTAQVQALETQDLRAIRSSAISALSTDGVGALATDQVAALTTAQVAALTTAQVEAIATDDAAALTTAQVRALTTEQLQAITTAQVEALESSQVGALSTRQVAVLSTAQVQAIQTSDVAALSTAQAGALDSAQVAALTSAQVAALETADLRAIRTSSISALGTDAIDALSTAQAVALSTGQIAALTSSQVAAIATDSIAVLTTAQAGALHSVQAPALTTAQVGALVTEDVRAMTTRALQALGTDAIEALTTAQAAALKSTQVAALTTEQVQAIGTDDLAVLNTAQITALTTAQIAALTTDQIAALTTAQAAALRTSQLAALTTEQVQAIGTDDLAALSSLQVASLNSTWVTALTTSQIQAIETQDLAALKSAPLAALGTDQIEALTTAQAAALRSTQLAVLTTEQVQAIATDDLAVLSSTQLGGLRTDQIAALTTDQVDALTTAQAAALRTTQLAALGTAQVQAIGTDDIAALTTAQVAGMGSAQLTALTTEQVQALETQDVAAIRTSVISTLGSDQIEALTTAQAAALKSTQLAALTTEQVQAIGTDDIAALTTGQVLGLTTAQIAALTTNQVDALTTAQAAVLKTSQLAALDTAQVRAIGTDDLAALTTAQLAGMGSTQLAALNSEQIQALETQDVAAIRTSVIASLGTDQIDALTTAQAAALKSTQLAALTTEQVQALATDDLQALGTAQLAGLKTSQIAALTTGQIDALTTEQAAALKSSQIAALTTEQVQALATDDLAVLGSTQLAGFTTEQIAALTTEQVDALTTAQAAVLRTTQLAALTTAQVQAIGTDDVAALTSAQLAGMGSTQLAALTTEQVQALETQDVAAIRTSMMASLGTDQIEALTTAQAVALRSAQLAALTTEQVQAIGSDDLAALSTAQVGGFTTAQVAALTTAQIDALTTAQAAALKTSQLAALDTAQVQAIGTDDIAALTSTQLAGMGSTQLAALTTEQVQALETQDVAAIRTGIISSLGTDQIEALTTAQAAALRSAQLASLTTEQVAAIGTDDLAALTTVQVGGVTTAQVAALTTAQVDALTTAQAAALRSSQLAALDTAQVQAIGTDDLAALTTAQLATMGSNQLAALTTEQVQALETQDVAAIRTSVITSLGTDQIDALTTAQAAALKSSQIGALTTEQLQALATDDLAALGTAQLAGLRTSQVEAFTSSQIEALTTAQAAALKSNVLTALTTEQIQALATDDLVALTTAQIAVLTTAQTEALTTAQIDALTTAQAGALKATQLAALTTAQVQAIGTDDVAALSSAQLAGMGSTQLAALTTEQVQALETQDLAAIRSSVISALGTDQIEALTTAQVAALKSSQLTALTTEQVQAIGSDDIAALTTAQVGAFTTAQVEALSTAQVDALTTAQAAALKATQLAALTTAQVQAIGTDDVAALTSMQLAAMGSTQLAALTTEQVQALETQDVAAIRSSMISALGTDQIDALTTAQTAALKTSQLAALTTEQAQAIATDDLAVLSTTQIGAFTTAQVEALGTDQIDALTTAQAAALKATQLAVLTTAQVQAIGTDDIAALTSAQLAGMGSTQLVALTTEQVQALETQDVAAIRTSVISALGTDQIEALTTAQAAALRTSQLAALTTEQVQAIGTDDIEALTTTQVIGLTTAQVEVLTTAQVDALTTAQAAALKATQLAALTTAQVQAIGTDDIAALTSAQLATLGSTQAAALTTEQIQALETQDVAALRSSVISALGTDQIEALTTAQAGVLTSSQIAGLTTEQVAAIGTDDLAVLSSAQLGGLKTDQVAALTTDQVDALTTAQAAALKTSQIAALTTEQVQALATDDVAALTTSQLGGFNTEQVQAWTTAQVEALTTVQVSALRSAQLGALTTEQVQAIGTDDIVALTSTQLATLGTTQLAALTTDQVQALETTDLRAITTASISALTTDEVAALTTEQIAVLSSAQVAALTTEQVRTIETDDIAAMTTAQVAALTTDQVAALSTDQMAALATDDMVALTTAQFAALGTDQLQAIETADLHAITTADFATLSTTLIEAFTTDQIQALTTDQIVAFTSVQIQALTTDQIVALTSDQVIALQTQDIAAMSMTQISAIETSDVALMSGAQVDAMIGATPLVLDLDGNGVSTLAASEGVRFDVNATGTTEQVGWAAATDGLLVRDLNSDGLVNDGSELFGGGTQLASGQRAGNGYAALAGLDSNHDGRITQADAAYGELKVWVDKDSDGVTDGGELRTLADLGIVSMDLHAQAGTATDNGNLLGLTSSYQTADGGSHQMADVWFAKQATGSAGSAGSGEVTLGDLLAEAPTELLPVTAVAAAGATDGTAASTASTSASAAAATAAATSADSAANTAAEADAALALSQHQIALDDLLRQQPLL from the coding sequence ATGGCCACTTCGATCATCGCGTCGCTGACCACCGCCCAAGTGGCGGCCCTGTCGACCAACACCATTGCCGCGCTGGCCACCGATGACTGGTCCGTGTTCACCTCGGAACAGATTGCCGCGTTGAGCTCCACCCAGGTGGGCGCGATCTCCACGGCGGGATTGGCCGCGATCACCACGGAAGCGCTGGCGGCACTCGAGACCCGTGACCTGGTCGGCCTGAACACCGCGCAGATCCAGGCGCTGACCACCGACCAGGTGGCCGCGTTGACCACCGCCCAGGTGGGGGCTCTGTCGACCCGGCAGGTGCGCTCGCTGACGACCGAGCAGGTCCAGGCGCTGGAGACCGACGATGTGGCTGCGCTGACCTCGGTCCAGGTGGCCGGGTTGAGCACGGCGCAGGCCCAGGCGTTGACCAGCACGCAGGCGCAGGCCCTGGAGACCGCAGACCTGCGGGCGATGACGACGGCGGCGATCCGGGCGCTGGGCACCGATGCGGTGGCGGCGCTCACCACCGAGCAGGCGGCGGCGCTGACCTCGTCGCAACTGGCAGCGCTGACGACGGCGCAGGTCGCCGCGCTGCAGACCGATGAACTCGCGGTGCTGAGCAGCGCGCAGTTCGTGGCGCTGAACTCCGCCCAGGCGGCGGCGCTGACCACCGACCAGGTCGCTGCGCTCACGACCGAGCAGGTCGCTGCGATGACCTCGCGGCAACTGGCCGCGCTCGACACGGCACAGGTGCAGGCCCTGGCAACCGACAACATTGCCGCCCTGACCACCGCGCAGGCCGCGTCGCTGAGCGCGACCCAGGCGGGCGCGCTGACCACCGCGCAGGTGCAGGCGTTGGAGACCAACGACCTGCATGCGCTGAGCACAGCCGCCGTGCGGGCCCTCACCACCGATGCGATCGACGCGCTGACGACGGCGCAGGCCGTGGCGCTGAGCAGCCGCCAGGTGGCCGCCCTGACCACCGAGCAGGTGCAGGCCGTGGCCACCGATGACCTGGCGGTGCTGTCCACCGCGCAGGTCCGTGCGCTGGGCACCGCCCTGGTGGGTGCGCTGACGACCGGGCAGGTCGACGCGCTCACGACCAGCCAGATGGCTGGGCTGTCCACCGCGCAGGTCCGTGCGCTCGACACCGCCCAGGTCGAGGCCCTGTCCACGGCCAACGTGGCGGCGCTTGACAGCAGCCAGGTGCGGGCGTTCGACACCGCGCAGGTGGCTGCCCTGACGACCGCCCAGGTCGAAGCCATCGAGACCCAGGACCTGCGTGCCCTGACCACGGCGGCACTGGGTGCGCTGGCCACCGATGCCATCGCTGCCCTGACCACCGCGCAGGCGGCGGCGCTGACCTCCGGGCAACTGGCCTCGCTGAGCACCGAGCAGGTGCAGGCCGTCACCACCGACGGGATCGCGGCGCTGAGCACGGCGCAGATCGCCGGGCTCGGCACGGCCCAGGTGCAGGCGCTGACGACGGAACAGATCGAAGCCTTCACCACCGCCCAGGTCAGCGGCTTCACGACCCGCCAGGTGGCGGCCCTGACGACCGAGCAGATCCAGGCGGTCGAGACCGCGGACGTCGCGGCCCTGAGCACCGGCCAGGCGGCGGCGCTGAATTCGGCCCAGGTCGAGGCGCTCACCACCGCGCAAGTGCAGGCGCTGGAGACCCAGGACCTGCGTGCCATCCGCACGTCGGCCATCTCGGCGCTGACCACCGACGGCATCGATGCACTGACGACCGCCCAGGCGGTGGCGCTGTCGAGCGGACAGGTGGCGGCGCTGACGACCGCGCAGGTCCAGGCCATCGCCACCGATGACCTCACGGTGATGGACACCGCCCAGGTGCGTGCGCTGGGCACGCAGCAGATCCAGGCGCTCAACACCGACCAGATCGAGGCGCTCAACACCGCCCAGGTCGCCGGGCTGAGCACCCGCCAGGTGGCCGCACTGGCCACCGACCAGGTCCAGGCCATCGACACGGCCGACGTGGCCGCGCTGACCACGGCGCAGGCGGCGGCACTGAGTTCGGCGCAGGTCGAGGTGCTGACGACCGCCCAGGTGCAGGCCCTGGAGACCCAGGACCTGCGGGCCATCCGCAGCAGCGCGATCTCGGCCCTGAGCACCGACGGCGTGGGGGCGTTGGCTACCGACCAGGTGGCCGCGCTGACCACCGCACAGGTGGCCGCCCTGACCACGGCGCAGGTCGAAGCGATTGCCACGGATGACGCTGCGGCGCTGACGACGGCGCAGGTGCGCGCACTCACCACCGAGCAGCTCCAGGCGATCACCACCGCGCAGGTGGAGGCACTGGAGAGCAGCCAGGTCGGCGCACTCAGCACCCGCCAGGTCGCGGTGCTGAGCACCGCGCAGGTCCAGGCGATCCAGACCAGCGACGTGGCGGCCCTCAGCACGGCCCAGGCGGGGGCGCTGGATTCCGCCCAGGTGGCGGCGTTGACCAGTGCCCAGGTTGCGGCACTGGAGACGGCCGACCTGCGCGCCATCCGCACCTCGTCGATCTCCGCACTCGGCACCGATGCCATCGACGCCCTGTCCACCGCCCAGGCGGTGGCCCTGAGCACCGGGCAGATCGCGGCCCTCACTTCCAGCCAGGTGGCGGCCATTGCCACCGACAGCATCGCGGTGCTCACCACCGCCCAGGCCGGCGCGCTGCACAGCGTGCAGGCGCCGGCGCTGACGACGGCGCAGGTGGGGGCGCTGGTCACCGAGGACGTGCGGGCGATGACCACCCGCGCGCTGCAGGCACTGGGCACAGACGCCATCGAGGCGCTGACCACTGCCCAGGCGGCGGCCCTGAAGAGCACCCAGGTGGCGGCACTGACCACCGAGCAGGTGCAGGCCATCGGCACCGACGACCTCGCGGTGCTGAACACGGCGCAGATCACCGCGCTCACCACCGCGCAGATCGCCGCGCTGACCACCGACCAGATCGCTGCGCTGACCACCGCGCAGGCGGCTGCGCTGCGGACCTCGCAGCTGGCGGCGCTGACCACCGAGCAGGTGCAGGCCATCGGCACGGATGACCTGGCTGCCCTGAGCAGCCTGCAGGTGGCCAGCCTGAACTCGACCTGGGTGACGGCGCTGACCACCAGCCAGATCCAGGCCATCGAGACGCAGGACCTGGCTGCGCTCAAGTCCGCTCCGCTGGCGGCCCTGGGCACGGACCAGATCGAGGCGCTGACGACCGCGCAGGCCGCCGCCCTCAGGAGCACGCAACTGGCGGTGCTGACCACCGAGCAAGTGCAGGCCATTGCCACCGACGACTTGGCGGTGCTGAGCAGCACCCAGCTCGGTGGCTTGCGGACCGACCAGATCGCCGCGCTGACCACCGACCAGGTCGATGCCTTGACGACGGCCCAGGCCGCCGCGCTGCGCACCACCCAGCTGGCCGCGCTCGGCACGGCCCAGGTGCAGGCGATCGGGACCGATGACATCGCCGCGCTGACCACCGCCCAGGTCGCCGGCATGGGTTCGGCCCAGCTCACTGCGCTGACCACGGAGCAGGTGCAGGCGCTGGAGACCCAGGACGTCGCGGCCATCCGCACCAGCGTGATCAGCACGCTCGGCAGCGATCAGATCGAGGCCCTGACCACGGCGCAGGCCGCGGCACTCAAGAGCACGCAGCTGGCGGCGCTGACCACCGAGCAGGTGCAGGCCATTGGCACGGACGACATCGCGGCGCTGACCACCGGCCAGGTGCTCGGCCTCACGACCGCGCAGATCGCGGCGTTGACGACCAACCAGGTCGATGCGCTGACGACGGCGCAGGCCGCTGTACTCAAGACCAGCCAGCTCGCGGCGCTGGACACGGCGCAGGTCCGGGCGATCGGTACCGACGACCTGGCCGCACTGACCACCGCGCAGCTGGCCGGCATGGGCTCGACCCAGTTGGCCGCGCTCAACAGTGAACAGATCCAGGCGCTGGAGACGCAGGACGTGGCGGCCATCCGCACCAGCGTGATCGCCAGCCTGGGTACCGACCAGATCGACGCGCTCACCACCGCGCAGGCCGCGGCGCTCAAGAGCACCCAGCTGGCGGCGCTGACCACCGAGCAGGTGCAGGCCCTGGCCACCGACGACCTCCAGGCCCTGGGCACAGCGCAGTTGGCGGGCCTGAAGACCAGCCAGATCGCTGCCCTGACCACCGGGCAGATCGATGCGCTGACCACCGAGCAGGCGGCGGCGCTCAAGAGCAGCCAGATCGCTGCGCTGACCACCGAGCAGGTTCAAGCCCTGGCGACGGACGACTTGGCCGTGCTGGGCAGCACCCAGCTCGCCGGGTTCACGACCGAACAGATCGCGGCGCTGACCACGGAGCAGGTCGATGCGCTGACCACCGCCCAGGCCGCGGTGCTGCGCACGACGCAGCTGGCGGCGCTGACCACGGCGCAGGTGCAGGCGATCGGCACCGACGACGTGGCCGCGCTGACCAGCGCCCAGTTGGCCGGCATGGGCTCGACCCAGCTGGCGGCGCTGACGACCGAACAGGTGCAGGCGCTGGAGACGCAGGACGTCGCGGCCATCCGCACCAGCATGATGGCCAGCCTGGGCACCGACCAGATCGAGGCACTCACGACCGCGCAGGCCGTGGCGCTGCGCAGCGCCCAGCTGGCGGCGCTGACCACCGAGCAGGTGCAGGCGATCGGCAGCGACGACCTCGCTGCGCTGAGCACGGCCCAGGTGGGTGGCTTCACCACTGCGCAGGTGGCTGCGCTGACGACGGCACAGATCGATGCACTGACCACCGCGCAGGCGGCGGCGCTCAAGACCAGCCAGCTGGCGGCGCTGGACACCGCGCAGGTGCAGGCCATCGGCACCGATGACATTGCCGCGCTGACCAGCACCCAGCTGGCCGGCATGGGCTCGACGCAGTTGGCCGCGCTGACCACCGAACAGGTGCAGGCGCTGGAGACGCAGGACGTGGCGGCCATCCGCACCGGCATCATCTCCAGCCTGGGCACCGACCAGATCGAGGCGCTGACCACCGCACAGGCGGCCGCGCTCAGGAGTGCCCAGCTGGCCTCGCTGACCACCGAGCAGGTGGCTGCGATCGGCACCGACGACCTCGCCGCGCTGACCACGGTGCAGGTGGGGGGGGTCACGACGGCACAGGTTGCCGCGCTGACGACCGCCCAGGTCGACGCGCTGACGACGGCCCAGGCCGCGGCCCTGCGCAGCAGCCAGCTGGCAGCCCTGGACACGGCCCAGGTGCAGGCCATCGGGACCGACGACCTGGCCGCGCTGACCACCGCGCAGCTGGCGACGATGGGCTCCAACCAGCTGGCGGCGCTGACCACCGAGCAGGTGCAGGCGCTGGAGACACAGGACGTCGCGGCCATCCGCACCAGCGTGATCACCAGTCTCGGCACCGACCAGATCGACGCCCTGACCACGGCCCAGGCCGCAGCGCTCAAGAGCAGCCAGATCGGTGCGCTGACCACCGAGCAGCTGCAGGCGCTGGCCACCGACGACCTGGCTGCGTTGGGAACCGCCCAGCTGGCGGGCCTCAGGACCAGCCAGGTCGAGGCCTTCACCAGCAGCCAGATCGAGGCGCTGACCACCGCCCAGGCCGCTGCGCTGAAGAGCAACGTGCTGACGGCGCTGACCACCGAGCAGATCCAGGCCCTGGCCACCGACGACCTGGTGGCGCTGACCACCGCCCAGATCGCCGTACTCACCACCGCCCAGACCGAGGCGCTGACCACCGCGCAGATCGACGCGCTCACCACCGCGCAGGCGGGCGCACTGAAGGCCACGCAGCTGGCGGCGCTGACGACGGCGCAGGTGCAGGCCATCGGGACCGATGACGTCGCTGCGCTGAGCAGCGCGCAGCTGGCCGGCATGGGCTCGACCCAGCTGGCGGCGCTGACCACCGAACAGGTGCAGGCGCTGGAGACCCAGGACTTGGCGGCCATCCGCAGCAGCGTCATCAGCGCGCTGGGCACCGACCAGATCGAGGCACTGACGACTGCCCAGGTGGCGGCGCTCAAGAGCAGCCAGCTGACGGCGCTGACCACCGAGCAGGTGCAGGCCATCGGCAGCGACGACATCGCCGCGCTGACCACCGCCCAGGTCGGGGCCTTCACCACCGCCCAGGTCGAGGCACTGAGCACGGCGCAGGTCGATGCCCTCACCACGGCCCAGGCTGCGGCCTTGAAGGCCACGCAGCTGGCGGCGCTGACCACGGCGCAAGTGCAGGCCATCGGCACCGACGACGTGGCCGCGCTGACCAGCATGCAGCTGGCCGCGATGGGCTCGACCCAGTTGGCGGCGCTGACCACCGAGCAGGTGCAGGCGCTGGAGACGCAGGACGTCGCGGCCATCCGCAGCAGCATGATCAGCGCGCTCGGCACCGACCAGATCGACGCGCTCACCACCGCGCAGACGGCGGCGCTCAAGACCAGCCAGCTGGCCGCGCTGACGACCGAGCAGGCCCAGGCCATCGCCACCGATGACCTGGCGGTCCTGAGCACGACGCAGATCGGCGCCTTCACCACGGCGCAGGTCGAGGCACTGGGCACCGACCAGATCGACGCCCTCACCACGGCCCAGGCCGCGGCCTTGAAGGCCACGCAACTGGCGGTCCTGACGACCGCGCAGGTGCAGGCCATTGGTACCGACGACATTGCCGCACTGACCAGCGCGCAACTGGCCGGCATGGGCTCGACCCAGCTGGTGGCGCTGACCACCGAGCAGGTCCAGGCGCTGGAGACGCAGGACGTGGCGGCCATCCGCACCAGCGTGATCAGTGCGCTGGGCACCGACCAGATCGAGGCGCTGACCACCGCGCAGGCGGCGGCACTCAGGACCAGCCAGCTGGCGGCGCTGACCACCGAGCAGGTGCAGGCCATTGGCACCGACGACATCGAAGCCCTGACCACGACGCAGGTCATCGGCCTGACCACCGCGCAGGTCGAGGTGCTGACCACGGCCCAGGTTGATGCCCTGACGACGGCCCAGGCCGCGGCCTTGAAGGCGACGCAGCTCGCGGCACTGACCACGGCGCAGGTGCAGGCCATCGGTACCGACGACATTGCCGCGCTGACCAGCGCCCAGCTGGCCACGCTGGGCTCGACCCAGGCGGCGGCGCTGACCACCGAGCAGATCCAGGCGCTGGAGACGCAGGATGTGGCGGCGTTGCGCAGCAGCGTGATCAGCGCCCTGGGCACCGACCAGATCGAGGCCCTGACCACCGCCCAGGCGGGGGTGCTCACCAGCAGCCAGATTGCCGGGCTGACCACCGAGCAGGTGGCGGCGATCGGCACCGACGACCTGGCCGTGCTCAGCAGCGCACAGCTGGGCGGGCTGAAGACCGACCAGGTGGCGGCGCTGACGACCGATCAGGTCGATGCGCTCACCACGGCCCAGGCGGCGGCGCTGAAGACCAGCCAGATCGCGGCGCTGACCACCGAACAGGTGCAGGCGTTGGCCACGGATGACGTTGCAGCGCTCACCACCAGCCAGCTCGGCGGCTTCAACACCGAGCAGGTGCAGGCCTGGACCACGGCCCAGGTCGAGGCCCTGACCACCGTGCAGGTGTCCGCCCTGCGCAGCGCGCAACTCGGGGCGCTGACCACCGAACAGGTGCAGGCCATCGGCACCGATGACATCGTCGCGTTGACCAGCACGCAGCTGGCCACCCTGGGCACCACCCAGCTGGCAGCGCTGACCACCGACCAGGTGCAGGCGCTGGAGACCACCGACCTGCGGGCGATCACCACCGCATCGATCAGCGCCCTGACCACCGACGAGGTGGCGGCGCTGACCACCGAGCAGATCGCCGTGCTGAGCAGCGCCCAGGTGGCGGCGTTGACCACCGAGCAGGTCCGCACCATCGAGACCGACGACATCGCCGCGATGACGACCGCCCAGGTGGCCGCGCTCACCACCGACCAGGTGGCCGCGCTGAGCACGGACCAGATGGCCGCGCTGGCGACCGACGACATGGTGGCGCTGACCACGGCCCAGTTCGCTGCGCTGGGCACCGACCAGTTGCAGGCGATCGAGACCGCCGACCTGCATGCAATCACCACGGCCGACTTCGCGACCCTGAGCACCACGCTGATCGAGGCCTTCACCACCGACCAGATCCAGGCGCTCACCACCGACCAGATCGTGGCCTTCACCTCGGTGCAGATCCAGGCGTTGACCACTGACCAGATCGTTGCGCTGACGAGTGACCAGGTGATCGCGCTGCAGACCCAGGACATCGCGGCGATGTCGATGACGCAGATCTCGGCCATCGAGACCAGCGACGTCGCGCTGATGAGCGGGGCGCAGGTCGACGCCATGATCGGTGCCACGCCGCTGGTGCTCGACCTGGACGGCAACGGCGTCTCGACGCTGGCGGCCTCCGAGGGCGTGCGCTTCGACGTGAACGCCACCGGCACGACCGAGCAGGTCGGCTGGGCCGCCGCGACCGATGGCCTGCTGGTGCGTGACCTGAACAGCGACGGGCTGGTCAACGACGGCAGCGAGCTCTTCGGCGGCGGCACGCAGCTGGCGAGCGGCCAGCGGGCTGGCAACGGCTATGCCGCGCTGGCGGGTCTGGACAGCAACCATGACGGCCGCATCACCCAGGCCGATGCGGCCTACGGCGAGCTGAAGGTCTGGGTGGACAAGGACTCCGACGGCGTCACCGACGGCGGCGAGCTGCGCACGCTGGCCGACCTGGGCATCGTCTCGATGGACCTGCACGCCCAGGCCGGCACGGCGACGGACAACGGCAACCTGCTGGGCCTGACGTCGAGCTACCAGACCGCCGACGGCGGCAGCCACCAGATGGCCGACGTGTGGTTTGCCAAGCAGGCCACCGGGTCGGCTGGCTCGGCCGGATCGGGCGAGGTCACGCTGGGCGACTTGCTGGCCGAGGCACCCACCGAGCTGCTGCCGGTGACCGCTGTGGCGGCGGCCGGCGCGACCGACGGCACGGCGGCGTCGACGGCGTCCACCTCCGCCAGCGCTGCCGCCGCGACGGCGGCGGCCACCTCGGCAGACAGCGCGGCCAACACCGCGGCCGAGGCCGATGCCGCCCTGGCCCTGTCGCAGCACCAGATCGCACTCGACGACCTGCTGCGCCAGCAGCCGCTGCTCTGA